One window of the Novosphingobium sp. KACC 22771 genome contains the following:
- a CDS encoding DUF1592 domain-containing protein, protein MRRIGANHFGRTGLIASLLALAATGVLHSAQTPSAPPHLALAFNNAFNDKAALSMVEDYCASCHNDIDEAGSLSFDDLRGDDIPQGKRAEIWEAILRKVSQDEMPPHTKRQPSPEMRAAFVRWVAAGRDAFAAAHPDPGRATLRRLNRVEYAAAVRDLLALNVDVSRELPQDNSGYGFDNIADVLSVSPTLVERYVAVGTKVARLATGIDRPRTSVASYIVPKDGSIMNSGRPAYNERMSEDLPPASRGGGIMDFYARAAGDYDVVGWLNANTNNESDRLPQDRVSARVRLGAGAHRIGMAFRRDVAPDESVQFLRNNLDEVPLPVNKPVMLPLDVLVDGRRAATLMVPSYRLSDRYAQQNFPRDVMEIDVAGPTAITGPQDTPSRRRIFACRPGKAAQEEGCARQILGTLARRAYRRAITPADLSPLLHAYHDERAASGQFERGIEAGVAALLVSPHFLFQAESDPAGGAPGTIHPVTDRDLATRLSLFLWSSLPDETLLRLAETHQLHRPEVLAAQAMRMLDDPRAKALTQHFAGQWLYLRNLDQQRPDTDVFPQFDTRLRGAMAAETELFFAHLVKTNGSLLDFLSSDYTFLNQRLAEHYGIPGVRGTAMRKVALDPRWGRGGLLGQASILTVTSYGNHTSVVKRGKWVLENLLSSPPPPPPPDVPALKTTHDGKMLSAREQLELHRADPACAACHVRMDPIGFAMENYDAIGARRTMDAGQVIDAGATLPDGTRFVGLPGLRNILLARKDQFTQAFTEKLMTYALGRGIIAGDRPQIRAIARMAAADNFRIRTVIRGIVLSDAFRLRKVPAAAAQMTLNTTTLNPATLNPNGGSLRP, encoded by the coding sequence ATGCGCCGCATCGGGGCAAACCATTTCGGACGCACGGGCCTGATAGCCAGCCTGTTGGCGCTGGCGGCCACAGGCGTGCTGCATTCCGCGCAAACCCCTTCGGCGCCGCCCCATCTGGCGCTCGCTTTCAACAACGCCTTCAACGACAAGGCCGCGCTGTCGATGGTCGAGGATTACTGCGCCTCGTGCCACAACGATATTGACGAGGCCGGGTCGCTCTCTTTCGATGATCTGCGTGGGGATGACATACCGCAAGGCAAACGTGCCGAGATCTGGGAAGCTATCCTGCGCAAAGTGTCGCAGGATGAAATGCCGCCCCATACCAAGCGCCAACCATCGCCCGAGATGCGCGCCGCCTTTGTGCGCTGGGTGGCGGCGGGGCGCGATGCCTTTGCCGCGGCTCATCCTGATCCGGGCCGGGCCACGCTGCGGCGGCTCAACCGGGTGGAATATGCAGCGGCGGTGCGTGACCTGCTGGCGCTCAATGTCGATGTCTCGCGCGAATTGCCGCAGGACAATTCCGGCTATGGTTTCGACAATATCGCCGATGTTCTGTCTGTCTCGCCCACGCTGGTCGAACGCTATGTGGCGGTGGGCACAAAAGTGGCGCGATTGGCCACCGGGATCGACCGCCCGCGCACCTCGGTGGCCAGCTATATCGTGCCCAAGGACGGCTCGATCATGAATTCGGGCCGCCCGGCCTATAATGAAAGGATGAGCGAGGATCTGCCGCCCGCCTCGCGCGGGGGCGGGATCATGGATTTCTATGCGCGGGCGGCGGGCGATTATGATGTGGTGGGCTGGCTCAACGCCAACACCAACAATGAAAGCGACCGTCTGCCCCAGGACCGGGTGAGCGCGCGGGTGCGGCTGGGGGCGGGGGCGCACCGGATCGGCATGGCCTTCCGCCGCGATGTGGCGCCCGATGAAAGTGTCCAGTTCCTGCGCAACAATCTGGATGAAGTGCCGCTACCGGTGAACAAGCCGGTGATGCTGCCGCTGGATGTCCTCGTGGACGGGCGGCGCGCGGCCACGCTGATGGTGCCCTCCTATCGGCTTTCGGACCGTTATGCGCAGCAGAATTTTCCGCGCGATGTAATGGAAATCGACGTGGCCGGTCCCACCGCCATCACCGGGCCGCAGGACACGCCCAGCCGCCGCCGCATCTTTGCCTGCCGCCCGGGCAAGGCGGCGCAGGAAGAGGGCTGCGCAAGGCAAATTCTGGGGACGCTGGCCCGGCGTGCCTATCGCCGCGCAATCACCCCGGCTGATCTTTCGCCTCTGCTGCACGCCTATCACGATGAACGCGCCGCGAGCGGCCAGTTCGAGCGCGGGATTGAGGCGGGCGTGGCGGCACTGCTGGTCTCGCCCCATTTCCTGTTTCAGGCCGAGAGCGATCCGGCGGGGGGTGCCCCCGGCACCATCCATCCCGTGACGGACCGCGATCTGGCCACGCGCCTCTCGCTGTTCCTTTGGAGCAGCCTGCCCGATGAAACACTGCTGCGTCTGGCCGAAACGCATCAGTTGCACCGGCCGGAGGTTCTGGCCGCGCAGGCGATGCGGATGCTGGATGATCCGCGCGCCAAGGCGTTGACGCAACACTTTGCGGGCCAGTGGCTCTATCTGCGCAATCTGGATCAGCAGCGCCCCGATACCGATGTCTTCCCCCAATTCGACACCCGGCTGCGCGGCGCGATGGCGGCGGAAACCGAACTGTTCTTTGCCCATCTGGTCAAAACCAACGGCAGCCTGCTCGACTTCCTCTCCAGCGATTACACCTTCCTTAACCAGCGCCTGGCCGAACATTACGGCATTCCCGGCGTGCGCGGCACCGCCATGCGCAAGGTGGCGCTCGATCCGCGCTGGGGCCGGGGCGGATTGCTGGGGCAGGCCAGTATCCTGACCGTCACCTCTTATGGCAACCACACCAGCGTGGTGAAGCGTGGCAAATGGGTGCTGGAAAACCTGCTTTCCTCGCCTCCGCCCCCGCCGCCGCCCGATGTGCCCGCGCTGAAAACCACCCATGACGGCAAAATGCTTTCCGCGCGCGAGCAACTGGAACTGCACCGCGCCGATCCGGCCTGCGCGGCATGCCATGTGCGGATGGACCCGATCGGTTTTGCCATGGAAAACTATGATGCCATCGGCGCGCGCCGCACGATGGATGCGGGACAGGTGATCGATGCGGGCGCCACGCTGCCTGACGGCACGCGGTTTGTGGGCCTGCCGGGGCTGCGCAACATCCTGTTGGCGCGCAAGGATCAGTTTACCCAGGCCTTCACCGAAAAACTGATGACCTATGCGCTGGGGCGCGGGATCATCGCGGGCGACCGGCCCCAGATCCGCGCCATCGCCCGCATGGCCGCAGCCGACAATTTCCGCATCCGCACCGTCATTCGCGGCATTGTTCTGTCCGATGCCTTCCGCCTGCGCAAAGTGCCCGCCGCGGCCGCGCAGATGACCTTGAACACCACCACCTTGAACCCCGCCACCTTGAACCCAAACGGGGGGAGCCTTCGCCCATGA
- a CDS encoding DUF1552 domain-containing protein, which yields MMIPRPNLSRRTLLRGAGAAMALPFLEAMAPSAKAADRMARPRRLFVFYTPNGMMMDQFRPAATGMDYALTPTLGPLEKFKSRMSVITGLGHPQAAAMGDLSAGHGRSCPAFLTGTHVRQTEGTDIRCAISMDQAYARHLGDATALPSIEAGIDQPSLLGSCDIGYSCAYTNGLSWMSPTVPLPVAANPAEIFERMFGDGDAADAAAQAARLRRQASLLDFVREDAARLNRQLGMEDRRKLDEYLTATRDIERRIQRAANTPMAQAGIERPAGIPDSFDEHVRLMLDLQVMAMQADITRVATFMAGREISNRTYPEIGVPDSHHMLSHHGQMAEKKVKLAQINRYHMTYFAYLLEKMAAARDGDASLLDTSFVLRGSAFGDSNDHDFMDLPIVVAGGLVRHVGHTRVEKGTTMSNLLLTGLQAVGMPIEKFGDSTGALKELALA from the coding sequence ATGATGATCCCGCGCCCCAACCTTTCCCGCCGCACCCTGTTGCGCGGGGCAGGCGCCGCCATGGCCCTGCCCTTTCTGGAGGCGATGGCGCCGTCGGCCAAGGCCGCCGACCGTATGGCCCGACCGCGCCGCCTGTTCGTGTTCTATACGCCCAACGGCATGATGATGGACCAGTTCCGCCCCGCCGCAACGGGGATGGATTATGCACTGACACCCACCCTTGGCCCGTTGGAAAAATTCAAAAGCCGGATGAGCGTGATCACCGGCCTTGGCCATCCGCAGGCCGCCGCGATGGGCGATCTTTCGGCGGGCCACGGGCGCTCGTGCCCGGCTTTCCTGACCGGCACCCATGTCCGCCAGACCGAGGGCACCGATATCCGCTGCGCGATCTCGATGGATCAGGCCTATGCGCGCCATCTGGGCGATGCCACGGCCCTGCCCTCGATCGAGGCGGGGATCGACCAGCCCAGCCTGCTGGGCAGTTGCGACATCGGCTACAGCTGCGCCTATACCAACGGGCTTTCGTGGATGAGCCCGACGGTGCCCCTGCCGGTGGCGGCCAATCCGGCCGAGATTTTCGAGCGGATGTTTGGCGATGGCGATGCGGCGGATGCCGCCGCGCAGGCCGCAAGGTTGCGCCGTCAGGCCAGCCTGCTCGATTTCGTGCGCGAGGATGCGGCAAGGCTGAACCGGCAATTGGGCATGGAGGACCGGCGCAAGCTGGACGAATATCTGACCGCCACACGCGACATCGAACGCCGCATCCAGCGCGCCGCCAACACCCCGATGGCCCAAGCCGGGATCGAGCGTCCGGCGGGGATTCCCGACAGTTTTGACGAACATGTGCGCCTGATGCTGGATCTTCAGGTGATGGCGATGCAGGCCGACATCACGCGCGTCGCCACCTTTATGGCCGGGCGCGAGATCAGCAACCGCACCTATCCCGAAATCGGGGTGCCTGATTCCCACCACATGCTCAGCCATCACGGACAGATGGCGGAGAAGAAGGTGAAACTGGCGCAGATCAATCGCTATCACATGACCTATTTTGCCTATCTGCTGGAAAAGATGGCGGCGGCGCGCGATGGCGATGCCAGCCTGCTCGACACCAGTTTTGTGTTGCGCGGATCGGCCTTTGGCGATTCCAACGATCATGATTTCATGGACCTGCCCATCGTGGTCGCGGGCGGATTGGTGCGCCATGTCGGCCATACGCGGGTGGAAAAGGGCACGACGATGTCGAACCTGCTGCTGACCGGGCTTCAGGCGGTGGGGATGCCCATCGAAAAGTTTGGCGACAGCACCGGCGCGCTCAAGGAGTTGGCCCTTGCGTAA
- a CDS encoding aldo/keto reductase yields MEKRVLGQDLAVSAIGFGCMGLSFGYNKTSPIERSDAIALLREAVEAGVTFFDTAEVYGPWTNEELLGEALAPFRGEVVIATKFGFDLDPAASPPMRGLNSRPEQIRKVAEESCRRLGVEALDLFYQHRVDPAVPIEDVAGTVADLVREGKVRHFGLSEAGVETIRRAHAVLPVAALQSEYSLWTRDVEAAILPACHELGIGFVPFSPLGKGFLTGTIEAGKSFGEGDIRGGIPRFQGDAYEHNLALVRLLQDVASEKGATAGQIALAWVMAQAPSIVPIPGTTKAHRMRENTAAADLALSPAELARITATADAIGVMGDRYPAAAMQMVQK; encoded by the coding sequence ATGGAAAAGCGCGTTCTGGGCCAAGACCTTGCCGTCTCGGCCATCGGCTTTGGGTGCATGGGCCTCAGCTTTGGCTATAACAAGACCAGCCCGATCGAGCGGAGTGACGCCATCGCCCTGTTGCGCGAGGCCGTGGAGGCGGGCGTGACCTTTTTCGACACGGCGGAAGTCTATGGCCCGTGGACGAATGAGGAATTGCTGGGCGAAGCTCTGGCGCCGTTTCGTGGCGAGGTGGTGATAGCCACAAAATTCGGTTTCGATCTCGATCCTGCCGCCAGCCCGCCGATGCGCGGGTTAAACAGCCGCCCGGAACAGATCCGCAAAGTGGCAGAGGAATCCTGCCGCCGCCTGGGCGTCGAAGCGCTCGACCTGTTTTACCAGCACCGCGTCGATCCGGCCGTACCGATCGAGGATGTGGCCGGAACGGTGGCGGATCTGGTGCGCGAGGGCAAGGTGCGCCATTTCGGCCTTTCCGAAGCGGGGGTGGAAACGATCCGCCGCGCGCATGCGGTGCTGCCCGTTGCCGCGCTGCAAAGCGAATATTCGCTGTGGACGCGCGATGTGGAGGCCGCGATCCTGCCCGCCTGCCATGAACTGGGGATTGGCTTTGTGCCGTTCAGCCCGTTGGGCAAGGGGTTCCTTACCGGAACGATCGAGGCCGGAAAGAGCTTTGGCGAAGGCGACATCCGCGGCGGCATCCCGCGTTTTCAGGGCGATGCCTATGAACACAATCTGGCGCTGGTGCGCCTGTTGCAGGACGTGGCCAGCGAAAAGGGCGCAACCGCAGGGCAGATCGCACTGGCCTGGGTGATGGCACAGGCACCTTCCATCGTGCCGATCCCAGGCACCACCAAGGCCCATCGCATGCGTGAGAACACCGCCGCCGCCGATCTGGCGCTGTCCCCCGCCGAATTGGCAAGGATCACCGCCACCGCCGATGCCATTGGCGTGATGGGTGATCGCTATCCTGCCGCCGCCATGCAGATGGTGCAAAAATAA
- a CDS encoding pyridoxamine 5'-phosphate oxidase family protein, giving the protein MAHTFFKTMFGPRSRALQEIDGSRASYARMEAPAGEMDNLTDRELDFIAARDSFYLASLSEGGWPYVQHRGGPAGFLRWISGNRIGFADYRGNRQYLSTANLAADNRVCLFLMDYPNRRRLKMIGHAHTTDDPEKVAALMVPGYEAEGERAFVIDIVGFDWNCPQHITPRFTKAQIAEATRPLLAEIDLLRARVAELEGSNIG; this is encoded by the coding sequence ATGGCACACACATTCTTCAAAACCATGTTCGGCCCCCGCTCGCGCGCCTTGCAGGAAATCGACGGTTCGCGGGCATCCTATGCCCGCATGGAGGCCCCGGCGGGCGAGATGGATAATCTTACTGATCGAGAACTGGATTTCATCGCCGCGCGGGACAGCTTCTATTTGGCCAGCCTCAGCGAAGGTGGCTGGCCCTATGTCCAGCATCGCGGCGGCCCGGCGGGATTTTTGCGCTGGATCTCCGGCAACCGTATCGGTTTTGCCGATTATCGCGGCAATCGGCAGTATCTTTCGACGGCGAATTTGGCTGCCGACAATCGGGTATGCCTGTTCCTGATGGACTATCCGAACCGGCGTCGGCTCAAAATGATCGGCCATGCCCATACCACCGACGATCCTGAGAAAGTCGCAGCGTTGATGGTGCCCGGATACGAGGCCGAAGGAGAGAGGGCCTTCGTGATCGATATCGTCGGGTTCGACTGGAATTGCCCTCAGCATATCACACCCCGTTTTACCAAAGCGCAGATTGCAGAAGCCACTCGGCCCCTGCTGGCCGAAATTGACCTTTTGCGCGCCCGTGTCGCTGAGTTGGAAGGATCAAACATTGGCTGA
- a CDS encoding molybdopterin cofactor-binding domain-containing protein encodes MNAPLSIHGARLDRRGFMGVGGALVAVLAMPGIPAKGAKAIGASLNAARSQSWIDIQADGQILLRTGKCDFGQSTIYTAYRQIAAEELCVPLSAITTVISGDTDRTPDGGGTFGLLRYGQNLRKVAALLREAAHELAARKLGAPRAEVALHDGIFAAGGRSLTYAELVQGEQLQLTIPVAGDLTLPMGLRVDANPPFKPVKDYTIIGQSVPNPSIRPKVAGETIWVGDVKLPGMLHARVIHPATLGSTLVKAGLLDRAQYPTARLVRLGNLLAVVSPQEWEAVQAAQAVAADTQWSAWAGLPDQAKLADHLRQASAQDAFPARAGRANKGNVAGVTGAKTHRATYSMPFYKHAPISPMVTLADVRPDGTTTLHTHSQNAQHLRRMIALMLGCGEEQVTVRTYPGAGHYGRSNGGSAGSEDEAVLLSRAVSAPVRVQWMRADDMGWSTNSPATLADLAITLDDGGRIAAYQATHHMPGMQDDRLIGAMLAGEKVIDAPSPDTTYGFQNALLNIADTWVYGTVPAVSETGYGQYHMGQKASPLGAGLRNHSMRTPIQFQQNFPREMAISEAAMLAGKDALQFRLDHVDDPRFKALLERLRAESGWIRRPSPAPGARATGKVAMKGQGVSIMLRDNGYWACAAHVSVVPSTGAVKVERITIAADVGIIINPMQLRRQIQAGCLMGVSQALHEEVSFDSGAITALDWSTYPILTMAEMPELRVVLSDNSGVGNYGQGSESANALAAPAIAAAVMDATGIPIRRLPLRVGYVRSALVENG; translated from the coding sequence ATGAACGCGCCCCTCTCCATCCATGGCGCGCGGCTTGACCGGCGCGGCTTTATGGGCGTCGGCGGCGCATTGGTGGCGGTTCTGGCCATGCCCGGCATCCCGGCCAAGGGCGCCAAGGCGATCGGCGCATCGCTGAACGCGGCGCGCAGCCAAAGCTGGATCGACATTCAGGCCGACGGCCAGATCCTGCTTCGCACCGGCAAATGCGATTTCGGCCAAAGCACGATCTACACCGCCTATCGCCAGATTGCGGCGGAGGAACTCTGCGTGCCGCTGTCGGCGATCACCACTGTCATTTCGGGCGATACGGATCGCACACCTGATGGCGGGGGCACGTTCGGCCTGCTCCGCTATGGGCAAAATCTGCGCAAGGTCGCCGCCCTGCTGCGCGAGGCGGCGCATGAACTGGCCGCCCGGAAACTGGGGGCTCCACGCGCCGAGGTGGCTTTGCACGATGGCATTTTCGCAGCGGGCGGACGCAGCCTGACCTATGCGGAGTTGGTGCAAGGCGAGCAATTGCAACTGACCATTCCGGTGGCGGGGGATCTAACCCTTCCCATGGGCTTGCGGGTGGATGCCAATCCGCCCTTCAAGCCCGTCAAGGATTACACCATCATCGGCCAAAGCGTGCCCAACCCTTCGATCCGGCCAAAGGTGGCAGGTGAGACCATATGGGTGGGCGATGTGAAACTGCCCGGCATGCTGCACGCACGGGTGATCCATCCGGCAACGCTGGGCTCCACACTGGTTAAGGCTGGCCTGCTGGATCGGGCGCAATATCCCACGGCACGGCTGGTTCGTCTGGGCAATCTGCTGGCTGTCGTTTCTCCGCAGGAGTGGGAGGCTGTACAAGCGGCGCAGGCCGTTGCCGCCGACACGCAATGGAGCGCCTGGGCGGGCTTGCCGGACCAGGCAAAGCTGGCCGATCACCTGCGCCAAGCCAGCGCGCAAGATGCCTTCCCCGCCCGCGCAGGCCGCGCCAACAAGGGCAATGTGGCCGGTGTGACGGGCGCGAAAACCCACCGCGCCACTTACAGCATGCCGTTTTACAAGCATGCGCCGATCAGCCCGATGGTCACGCTGGCCGATGTTCGACCCGATGGCACGACCACGCTGCACACCCACAGCCAGAACGCGCAACATCTGCGCCGCATGATCGCCTTGATGCTGGGCTGTGGTGAGGAACAGGTTACCGTCCGTACCTATCCGGGCGCGGGCCACTATGGCCGATCCAATGGCGGCAGCGCGGGGAGCGAGGACGAGGCCGTACTCCTTTCGCGTGCGGTAAGTGCCCCGGTGCGGGTACAATGGATGCGCGCCGATGATATGGGCTGGTCCACCAACTCGCCCGCAACGCTGGCCGATCTGGCCATTACGCTTGATGATGGCGGGCGCATCGCCGCCTATCAGGCCACCCACCATATGCCCGGCATGCAGGATGACCGATTGATCGGCGCCATGCTGGCGGGGGAAAAGGTGATCGACGCTCCATCGCCCGATACCACCTATGGTTTCCAGAACGCCTTGCTCAATATTGCGGACACATGGGTTTATGGCACGGTGCCAGCAGTCAGCGAAACAGGCTACGGCCAATATCATATGGGGCAAAAGGCATCGCCACTGGGCGCTGGCCTGCGCAACCATTCGATGCGCACGCCGATCCAGTTCCAGCAGAACTTCCCCCGTGAAATGGCCATCAGCGAGGCCGCCATGCTGGCGGGCAAAGACGCGCTGCAATTCCGGCTCGACCATGTTGACGATCCACGCTTCAAAGCCTTGCTCGAACGTTTGCGCGCGGAATCGGGCTGGATCAGGCGCCCTTCCCCCGCCCCCGGCGCCCGCGCCACCGGCAAAGTCGCAATGAAAGGCCAAGGCGTATCGATCATGCTGCGCGACAACGGCTATTGGGCCTGTGCCGCGCATGTCAGCGTGGTGCCGAGTACCGGCGCCGTGAAGGTGGAGCGCATCACCATCGCCGCCGATGTCGGTATCATCATCAACCCCATGCAACTGCGCCGCCAAATTCAGGCAGGTTGCCTGATGGGGGTCAGCCAGGCCCTGCACGAGGAGGTCAGCTTTGATAGCGGCGCCATCACCGCGCTCGATTGGTCAACCTATCCCATTCTCACCATGGCCGAGATGCCGGAATTACGCGTGGTGCTGAGTGATAACAGCGGTGTCGGCAATTACGGGCAAGGTTCGGAAAGCGCCAACGCCCTTGCGGCCCCGGCCATTGCCGCTGCCGTGATGGACGCTACAGGCATCCCCATCAGACGCTTGCCGCTGAGAGTGGGCTATGTGAGGTCCGCCCTTGTGGAGAATGGCTGA
- a CDS encoding (2Fe-2S)-binding protein, with translation MPSLKVNGTMREVTASPETPLLYVLRGELDVMTPKFGCGMAQCGACSVLVDGVETRACITPLSTLEGKEVTTVEGLPARWKHQHAGAKPDALHPVQQAWIDEQVPQCGICQFGMMIKVTELLEANPRPSDEDIKQALTTSGPSPHLCRCGSYAAILEGAHRAAKLMAQGGAA, from the coding sequence ATGCCCAGCCTGAAAGTCAACGGCACGATGCGTGAGGTTACCGCATCACCGGAAACGCCGCTTCTCTATGTCTTGCGCGGAGAACTGGATGTGATGACGCCCAAATTCGGCTGCGGGATGGCGCAATGCGGGGCCTGTTCGGTGCTGGTGGACGGGGTGGAAACCCGCGCCTGCATCACGCCGCTCTCCACGCTTGAGGGTAAAGAAGTGACCACAGTGGAAGGCCTGCCCGCGCGCTGGAAACATCAGCATGCAGGCGCCAAGCCCGATGCGCTGCATCCGGTACAACAGGCCTGGATCGACGAGCAGGTACCGCAATGTGGCATCTGCCAGTTTGGCATGATGATCAAGGTGACCGAACTGCTGGAAGCGAACCCTCGCCCGAGTGACGAGGATATAAAGCAGGCGTTGACCACATCCGGCCCGTCGCCCCACCTGTGCCGTTGCGGCAGCTATGCAGCGATCCTTGAAGGCGCGCATCGCGCTGCCAAACTTATGGCGCAAGGAGGCGCGGCATGA
- a CDS encoding nuclear transport factor 2 family protein has protein sequence MSRPPLPPFTHDSAVEKVRLAEDGWNTRDAAKVALAYTPDTRWRNRVEFATNRQEAQAFLERKWNKEHEYRLIKELWAFTGNRIAVRYAYEYRDDAGQWYRAYGNENWQFAEDGLMSNRHASINEMPIKEADRMFHWPLGRRPDDHASLSDLGL, from the coding sequence ATGTCCCGTCCCCCGCTGCCCCCGTTCACCCACGATAGCGCCGTCGAGAAGGTGCGTCTGGCCGAAGATGGCTGGAACACCCGCGATGCGGCCAAGGTAGCTCTGGCCTACACGCCCGACACCCGCTGGCGTAACCGGGTCGAATTCGCGACCAACCGCCAGGAGGCGCAGGCCTTCCTCGAGCGCAAGTGGAACAAGGAACACGAGTACCGGCTTATCAAGGAACTCTGGGCCTTTACCGGCAACCGTATTGCGGTGCGCTATGCCTATGAGTATCGTGATGATGCCGGTCAGTGGTACCGGGCCTACGGAAATGAAAACTGGCAATTTGCCGAAGATGGTCTGATGTCCAACCGCCACGCAAGCATCAACGAAATGCCGATCAAGGAAGCGGATCGCATGTTCCACTGGCCGCTGGGCCGCCGTCCCGATGACCATGCTTCGCTGAGCGACCTCGGCCTGTGA
- a CDS encoding TetR/AcrR family transcriptional regulator: MKVKRALTDRESAIPALAEAFREHGFEGATLATLSKATGLGKGSLYNFFPGGKEEMMAAVLENIDGWFAKAIFSPLEHGSDPAAAVTAMFDDVTAYFRSGRRVCVVGCLGLNSSGETFAIKVKDYFARWISALAQCLEAGKVPPEMALDLAEEAVSGIQGAIVLARALGDEASFQRIVHRLRSTLLDTIDRFG, translated from the coding sequence GTGAAAGTAAAACGCGCCCTTACCGACCGCGAGAGTGCCATTCCGGCGCTGGCAGAAGCCTTCCGCGAACACGGGTTCGAGGGCGCGACCCTGGCCACCCTGTCCAAAGCCACCGGTCTTGGCAAAGGCAGCCTCTACAACTTCTTCCCCGGCGGCAAGGAGGAGATGATGGCGGCGGTCCTTGAGAATATCGACGGCTGGTTCGCCAAAGCGATTTTCTCGCCGTTGGAGCATGGGTCTGATCCGGCAGCAGCGGTTACGGCGATGTTTGACGACGTGACCGCCTATTTCCGCTCCGGAAGAAGAGTATGTGTGGTGGGGTGCCTCGGGCTGAACTCTTCGGGCGAGACCTTCGCGATCAAGGTGAAGGATTACTTTGCACGCTGGATTTCGGCCCTGGCCCAATGTCTCGAAGCGGGGAAGGTGCCTCCGGAGATGGCCTTGGATCTCGCTGAAGAGGCGGTTTCCGGCATACAGGGGGCCATCGTTCTGGCACGCGCGCTTGGTGATGAGGCCAGCTTTCAACGGATCGTGCATCGCCTGCGGTCGACCTTGCTTGATACGATCGACCGCTTTGGCTGA
- a CDS encoding LysR family transcriptional regulator, translating into MMRDELGDLAIFLAVAEERSFTRAAVRLGTSQSAVSGAVRRLEGHLGVSLLARTTRSVNPTQAGEQLLATLRPALGDIRSRLGEIAALREKPTGLVRITTSRHAAESLLWPAIDRVMARHDGIVVELSLDGALTNIVEDRFDAGVRLGESLEKDMIALRIGPDLRMAVVGAPAYLSAHPAPRSPRDLIAHRCINLRMATRGNLYAWEFEKDGQALNVRVEGPFIANDASMALRCAVAGHGLACVVEDAAVLDLMRQGALVRVLEDWCPPFAGHHLYYPSRRNLSPAFRVVMEELRRGIG; encoded by the coding sequence ATCATGCGCGATGAACTGGGCGATCTGGCTATCTTTCTCGCTGTTGCCGAAGAGCGCAGCTTTACCCGCGCGGCGGTGCGGCTTGGCACCTCGCAATCGGCGGTAAGCGGCGCGGTACGGCGGCTGGAAGGCCATCTTGGTGTCAGCCTGCTGGCGCGCACCACGCGAAGCGTGAACCCGACACAGGCGGGCGAACAATTGCTGGCCACCTTGCGCCCCGCGCTTGGGGATATCCGCAGCCGACTTGGCGAGATCGCGGCGCTGCGCGAGAAGCCGACCGGGCTGGTGCGCATCACCACCAGCCGACACGCTGCCGAAAGCCTGCTGTGGCCTGCCATCGACCGCGTGATGGCGCGCCATGATGGCATTGTGGTCGAGCTGTCGCTGGACGGTGCGCTGACCAACATCGTTGAGGATCGCTTCGACGCCGGGGTGCGGCTGGGGGAAAGCCTCGAAAAGGACATGATCGCGCTGCGCATTGGGCCGGATCTGCGCATGGCGGTGGTCGGGGCGCCTGCCTATCTTTCGGCCCACCCCGCGCCCCGCAGCCCGCGCGATCTGATCGCGCACCGTTGCATCAACCTGCGTATGGCAACCCGGGGCAATCTTTACGCGTGGGAGTTCGAAAAAGACGGGCAGGCGCTGAATGTCAGGGTGGAGGGACCGTTTATCGCCAATGATGCATCCATGGCCCTGCGTTGCGCGGTGGCCGGGCACGGGCTGGCCTGCGTTGTGGAGGATGCCGCCGTGCTGGACCTGATGCGCCAAGGAGCCCTGGTTCGTGTGCTTGAGGACTGGTGCCCGCCTTTTGCGGGGCACCACTTGTATTACCCAAGCCGCAGAAATCTCTCCCCTGCTTTCCGCGTGGTTATGGAGGAATTGCGCAGGGGGATTGGCTGA